In the Streptomyces sp. NBC_00525 genome, one interval contains:
- a CDS encoding toxin: MSMRKLRRECEEGLAELPIPSPFSIPGLVANMEAARGRTIVLHELPDRLARVNAPCGLRLKAADTSFVLYRRRPTEYQTQHVILHELCHEWFDHGTSLDAEQLQRLLPVFDTSLISRMVGPGAELTPDAVQARAQYDTHDERMAEFGASLIPRMARDVTSDDMVGRLANSLSRPVAHRRGGLFRRM, encoded by the coding sequence ATGTCCATGCGGAAGTTGCGCCGGGAGTGCGAGGAGGGGCTCGCGGAGCTGCCGATCCCCTCTCCGTTCTCCATACCGGGCCTGGTGGCCAACATGGAGGCGGCGCGCGGCCGGACCATCGTGCTGCACGAGCTGCCGGACCGGCTGGCGCGCGTCAACGCGCCCTGCGGGCTGCGGCTGAAGGCCGCCGACACCAGCTTCGTCCTCTACCGCAGACGCCCCACCGAGTACCAGACGCAGCACGTCATCCTGCACGAGCTGTGCCACGAGTGGTTCGACCACGGCACCTCGCTGGACGCGGAGCAGCTCCAGCGGCTGCTGCCGGTCTTCGACACCTCGCTCATCTCCCGGATGGTCGGCCCCGGCGCGGAACTGACCCCGGACGCCGTGCAGGCACGCGCGCAGTACGACACCCACGACGAACGCATGGCCGAATTCGGTGCGTCGCTCATCCCCCGCATGGCCCGCGACGTCACGAGCGATGACATGGTGGGTCGCCTCGCGAACTCGCTCTCGCGCCCGGTCGCGCACCGCCGCGGCGGCCTGTTCCGCCGGATGTGA
- a CDS encoding MAB_1171c family putative transporter gives MTPLDLAGYLIAGLMTAVALWRMPAALWGDEEDRRRRALWGCYAGFALALWTKTRFVRVGLNDSPVTDLSVLIKHYTATIAILAILSYIVAIYGQYADEGDVPRHVRFARLIQQVATKASVATLVLLTVLFFTVVDRATPSDRFVADHAGQWGATLYMSVFYLYLGAASAVCAYQWALATASARMRHLRVGLGMMTFAMFIGVGYTVSRTLFLWVSVVDDPSESFALRFDEVTEAAQVVLFAFFAVGASVPALSNARRRAKLWRAQARLHGLWFELMTAFPDQPFEPPRPLLRELTRFDTPADLRVDRWAADIADAVEKLRHYVPDTLLPAAEAAAGTGPGSPLADAYWIKAALLARDSGAPAGEAAAVAAQHATDQDGEVARLVRVAAAYRTLTPERARPVLDACAATDEEQPA, from the coding sequence GTGACCCCGCTCGACCTCGCCGGCTATCTCATAGCGGGCCTGATGACAGCCGTCGCCCTCTGGCGCATGCCGGCCGCCCTGTGGGGCGACGAGGAGGACCGCAGGCGCCGGGCGCTGTGGGGCTGTTACGCGGGATTCGCCCTGGCGCTGTGGACGAAGACCCGGTTCGTGCGCGTCGGGCTCAACGACAGCCCGGTCACCGACCTCTCCGTACTCATCAAGCACTACACGGCCACCATCGCGATTCTGGCCATTCTCAGCTACATCGTGGCGATCTACGGGCAGTACGCGGACGAGGGCGACGTGCCCCGGCACGTGCGGTTCGCCCGGCTGATCCAGCAGGTGGCCACCAAGGCGTCGGTCGCCACACTGGTGCTGCTGACCGTGCTGTTCTTCACCGTCGTGGACCGTGCCACGCCCTCGGACCGCTTCGTCGCCGACCACGCCGGGCAGTGGGGCGCCACGCTGTACATGAGCGTCTTCTACCTCTATCTCGGCGCCGCGTCCGCCGTCTGCGCCTACCAGTGGGCGCTGGCCACCGCGAGCGCCCGGATGCGTCATCTGCGCGTCGGGCTCGGGATGATGACGTTCGCGATGTTCATCGGCGTCGGCTACACCGTCAGCCGCACGCTGTTCCTCTGGGTCAGCGTCGTGGACGATCCGAGCGAGTCCTTCGCGCTGCGCTTCGACGAGGTCACCGAGGCGGCCCAGGTCGTCCTCTTCGCCTTCTTCGCGGTCGGCGCCTCCGTCCCGGCCCTGAGCAACGCCCGCCGCCGCGCCAAGCTCTGGCGGGCGCAGGCGCGGCTGCACGGGCTCTGGTTCGAGCTGATGACGGCCTTCCCGGACCAGCCCTTCGAGCCCCCGCGCCCGCTGCTGCGGGAGCTGACCCGCTTCGACACCCCGGCCGACCTGCGCGTCGACCGCTGGGCCGCGGACATCGCGGACGCGGTCGAGAAGCTGCGCCACTACGTGCCGGACACCCTGCTGCCCGCCGCCGAGGCCGCCGCCGGGACCGGCCCCGGCTCGCCGCTCGCCGACGCGTACTGGATCAAGGCGGCGCTGCTGGCCCGCGACTCCGGCGCCCCGGCGGGCGAGGCGGCGGCCGTCGCCGCCCAGCACGCCACCGACCAGGACGGCGAGGTCGCCCGGCTGGTCCGGGTCGCCGCCGCCTACCGCACGCTCACCCCGGAGCGGGCCCGCCCGGTCCTGGACGCCTGCGCCGCCACGGACGAGGAGCAGCCGGCATGA
- a CDS encoding SpoIIE family protein phosphatase produces the protein MPVYADHPPSIDVTALAAVLDGTTAGVAVFDTELRYLYVNPSLVRHNGIPPSAHLGRRPSEVMPDIDAREDLMRAVLADGRAREVTSSGRLPAESGTARVYWHGAYHRLEVDGRVAGVVGIVLEVMASDDEQRRLAQAQRHLSLLDSANTRIGTTLDMDTTCSELTELVVPGLADVAVVEVFPRDVAPPVRPGPPGVVRLRRAAMSVVRGLRPKAGRFAVSDDYVDHREGSAVPRCLAADQAVVENLADDEQVDRSAPTPELAEAYRDMGLHSSVVVPVSVRSTPIGVLALFRGGGSPVFSDDDVVVARELAGQAAVHLDHARRFTHEHTIALELQRSLLSEPRPPHPHIEVATRYLPADRSVLVGGDWFDVIPLPDGRHLKAMGDVMGHGVEAAVAMSHYRSLLRLLADEELPPHRILEQLDRMVERSGIDRAATCLLAVVDRDGGMCEVASAGHLPPVVLDPGAPGARICEVPEAPPLGTGFGGYRSTVVECGPGAVMFMYTDGLVERRGEDIDACVARLAELTLPESGDLETLLDRVLERFAPGAEDDIAVMASRTREEPDDGYPQA, from the coding sequence TTGCCGGTGTACGCCGACCACCCGCCGTCCATCGACGTCACGGCGCTCGCCGCCGTGCTCGACGGCACGACGGCGGGCGTGGCCGTGTTCGACACCGAGCTGCGCTACCTGTACGTCAACCCGTCACTCGTACGCCACAACGGCATCCCGCCCTCCGCCCATCTGGGCCGCCGCCCCAGCGAGGTCATGCCCGACATCGACGCCCGCGAGGACCTGATGCGCGCCGTGCTCGCGGACGGCCGGGCCCGCGAGGTCACCTCCAGCGGCCGGCTGCCCGCCGAGTCCGGCACCGCCCGCGTCTACTGGCACGGGGCCTACCACCGCCTGGAGGTCGACGGCCGGGTCGCCGGGGTCGTCGGCATCGTCCTGGAGGTGATGGCCTCCGACGACGAACAGCGCCGGCTCGCCCAGGCCCAGCGCCACCTCTCCCTCCTGGACAGCGCGAACACCCGCATCGGCACCACCCTGGACATGGACACCACCTGCTCCGAGCTGACGGAGCTGGTGGTGCCCGGCCTCGCCGACGTCGCCGTGGTCGAGGTCTTCCCGCGCGACGTCGCCCCGCCGGTGCGCCCGGGGCCGCCCGGCGTGGTGCGGCTGCGGCGGGCCGCCATGTCGGTGGTACGCGGCCTGCGGCCGAAGGCCGGCCGGTTCGCGGTGTCCGACGACTACGTGGACCACCGGGAGGGCTCCGCCGTACCGCGCTGCCTGGCCGCCGACCAGGCCGTCGTCGAGAACCTCGCCGACGACGAGCAGGTGGACCGCTCCGCCCCCACGCCCGAACTGGCCGAGGCGTACCGGGACATGGGCCTGCACTCGTCGGTCGTGGTGCCGGTCTCCGTGCGCTCCACCCCGATCGGGGTGCTGGCGCTGTTCCGGGGCGGCGGCTCGCCGGTCTTCTCGGACGACGACGTGGTGGTGGCCCGCGAACTGGCCGGGCAGGCCGCCGTCCACCTGGACCACGCGCGCCGCTTCACCCACGAGCACACCATCGCCCTGGAGCTCCAGCGCTCCCTGCTCTCCGAGCCCCGGCCGCCCCACCCGCACATCGAGGTCGCCACCCGCTATCTGCCGGCCGACCGCAGCGTGCTGGTGGGCGGCGACTGGTTCGACGTCATCCCGCTGCCGGACGGGCGCCACCTCAAGGCGATGGGCGATGTGATGGGCCACGGCGTCGAGGCGGCCGTCGCGATGAGCCACTACCGTTCACTGCTGCGGCTGCTGGCCGACGAGGAACTGCCCCCGCACCGCATCCTGGAGCAGCTGGACCGGATGGTGGAACGCTCCGGCATCGACCGGGCCGCCACCTGTCTGCTCGCCGTGGTGGACCGGGACGGCGGGATGTGCGAGGTGGCCAGCGCGGGCCATCTGCCGCCGGTCGTGCTCGATCCGGGCGCGCCCGGCGCCCGGATCTGCGAGGTGCCGGAGGCCCCGCCGCTCGGCACCGGCTTCGGCGGCTACCGCTCCACGGTGGTCGAGTGCGGCCCCGGCGCGGTGATGTTCATGTACACCGACGGGCTGGTCGAGCGGCGCGGCGAGGACATCGACGCGTGCGTCGCCCGGCTGGCGGAGCTGACCCTGCCGGAGAGCGGCGATCTGGAAACCCTGCTGGACCGGGTGCTGGAGCGCTTCGCGCCGGGCGCCGAGGACGACATCGCGGTGATGGCGTCCCGGACCCGCGAGGAACCGGACGACGGCTACCCGCAGGCCTGA